One genomic segment of Blastopirellula marina includes these proteins:
- a CDS encoding arylsulfatase, which translates to MSWVLFAQHTFTTSLNAEPRDRPNIILMMADDMGFSDLGCYGGEIETPNLDQLANSGIRFTQFYNTARCCPTRAALLTGLYQHQAGIGHMVGDYGVPSYQGYLNDQCVTIAEALRGAGYTTLMTGKWHVGSQPEHWPTKRGFDRYWGTPSGGGVYYKDTLQIRNTVFFVNNDEKIELPDDFYVTDDLTDHAMEFIDEAVKETKKPFFLYLAHIAPHWPLQAKPEDIAHYEGKYAQGWDAVRDARFARQTKMGLFPSVTKMSDRDKEAKAWEKMPQSAQEDLAHRMEIYAAQVSCIDENVGRIVTQLKELGQLENTLFIFLSDNGCSAEGGPGGFSRGKKDAPIGTGLSYASVGLEWANANDTPFRKFKMDTREGGIASPLIIHWPQGVKNNGRLVDAPSHVIDVMPTLLEIAGATYPDKRNDKTTIPLEGQSFASQFSSTKSVPARDLFWEHEGNQAIRRGDWKAVRIKNGPWSLFNLKDDRTETTNLNQAHPEKTKELAAAWEAWAQRCGVWDWGKLQQQRRGK; encoded by the coding sequence GTGAGTTGGGTACTCTTCGCACAACACACCTTTACAACATCACTTAACGCCGAGCCAAGAGATCGTCCCAACATCATTCTGATGATGGCCGACGATATGGGCTTCTCGGATCTTGGCTGCTACGGTGGGGAAATCGAGACCCCCAACCTAGATCAACTGGCCAACAGCGGAATTCGGTTTACCCAGTTCTACAATACAGCTCGCTGCTGTCCGACACGGGCCGCCTTGTTAACAGGCCTTTACCAACACCAAGCTGGCATCGGTCACATGGTAGGGGACTATGGCGTTCCGTCCTACCAAGGCTATCTGAATGACCAATGTGTAACGATCGCCGAAGCACTTCGCGGTGCGGGTTACACAACGCTCATGACCGGCAAATGGCATGTCGGCTCCCAACCGGAGCATTGGCCTACCAAGCGAGGTTTTGATCGCTATTGGGGCACACCGTCAGGAGGTGGAGTCTACTACAAAGACACGCTTCAAATCCGAAACACTGTATTCTTCGTCAACAACGACGAAAAGATCGAACTGCCAGATGACTTCTATGTCACAGACGATCTAACCGACCACGCCATGGAGTTCATCGACGAAGCAGTCAAAGAGACCAAGAAACCTTTCTTTCTTTACTTGGCGCATATTGCACCTCACTGGCCCTTGCAGGCCAAGCCAGAAGACATCGCCCATTACGAAGGGAAGTACGCTCAGGGATGGGATGCCGTTCGCGATGCACGCTTCGCACGACAAACAAAAATGGGGCTATTCCCCAGCGTCACCAAAATGAGCGATCGCGATAAAGAGGCCAAAGCGTGGGAGAAGATGCCACAGTCGGCTCAGGAAGACCTGGCACATCGCATGGAAATCTATGCCGCCCAGGTCAGTTGCATTGACGAAAACGTTGGCAGAATAGTGACGCAACTCAAAGAGCTTGGACAACTCGAGAACACGCTATTCATCTTTCTTTCCGACAACGGCTGTTCGGCCGAAGGTGGCCCAGGTGGTTTCAGCCGCGGGAAGAAAGACGCACCGATCGGCACTGGCCTTTCTTATGCCAGCGTTGGCTTGGAATGGGCCAATGCGAATGACACTCCTTTCCGCAAGTTCAAAATGGATACACGTGAAGGAGGTATTGCTTCGCCACTGATCATTCACTGGCCGCAAGGCGTAAAGAATAACGGACGCCTGGTCGATGCTCCCAGTCATGTTATTGACGTTATGCCAACCCTCTTGGAAATAGCCGGAGCGACCTATCCCGACAAACGAAACGACAAGACAACTATTCCACTCGAGGGACAAAGCTTCGCTAGTCAGTTTTCGTCAACCAAGTCGGTCCCTGCTCGTGATCTGTTCTGGGAGCATGAAGGAAATCAAGCCATTCGTCGAGGTGACTGGAAAGCCGTTCGAATCAAGAATGGCCCCTGGTCCTTATTCAATCTGAAAGACGACCGTACGGAAACGACGAATCTCAACCAGGCTCATCCCGAAAAGACGAAAGAGCTTGCAGCAGCCTGGGAGGCCTGGGCCCAGCGCTGCGGAGTTTGGGATTGGGGCAAGCTTCAACAACAGCGACGCGGCAAATAA